A genome region from Dreissena polymorpha isolate Duluth1 chromosome 16, UMN_Dpol_1.0, whole genome shotgun sequence includes the following:
- the LOC127862214 gene encoding uncharacterized protein LOC127862214 isoform X1, producing MRLVKLVHRKSSHDVVADKAVFTVKGQTNQCGSTLKTAIKWPCVKHIETRNSCLIGNQINLISVVCGPIKGLQVMGDSKDKSNTDYTKVETDTNTFQSVFSSESGRLNIMDTQTLQTHKGQKIKSKEGMDDKKESASIPNNDVIMKLVVNVPPKKKTNVLPKALLQGVTELVRHQNWDSDQASSLLYDDSSILCAYSFDKHSGGIKETLNHNISFSDSMNRAIGKPLPSAENLAIKEVVSTIVKCKEDTVDAEKESIYEMKSLMKIEVDKGVQKKANEEYEYDLSIMFSGKLEKRRLKHLRQALKQANKKMKRDKPSKQADDGYYASEEQDEKQKQTRPNYFVAIPITNYSVRTALKEIQEHMVKEEPKLQQAIVRVSTLHLTVMVLGLHTVDEISRTKEALDKVSHRLNAHQEMSDLSVDIAGIGHFRNEVVFAKIASEIQVERLHTIAEIVEGCMLEKELVSADSKGFKPHATIAKLSKVKGSKKNGQKLKKINESLYKQWNDTCFGTQNVSVLQLCSMNKPKDESGYYHVEYSVQIGSSTSCDNSVPQKISDSEVVLLEQEQQHAGFINHPIENTEPTINIGTYGVSIETDEVSPVSSSTKACQEIVVTEESGADMRTSAESKNQNGDPSYTRHDSHTHGNEPNTSRIQGGLVSESTNEGR from the exons ATGAGACTTGTGAAATTAGTGCATCGTAAGTCATCGCACGATGTTGTCGCAGATAAAGCAGTATTTACAGTGAAAGGGCAAACTAACCAATGTGGATCAACACTGAAAACAGCTATTAAATGGCCTTGTGTTAAACATATTGAGACACGAAATTCTTGTTTGATtggaaatcaaataaatttaattagTGTCGTGTGTGGACCAATTAAAGGTTTGCAAGTAATGGGGGACAGTAAAGACAAAAGCAACACAGATTATACAAAGGTGGAGACAGACACAAATACATTTCAAAGTGTCTTTAGTAGTGAAAGTGGTAGGTTGAACATAATGGATACACAAACACTGCAGACTCATAAAGGTCagaaaataaaatcaaaagaaGGAATGGATGATAAAAAAGAGTCTGCCAGTATACCAAATAATGATGTTATTATGAAATTAGTGGTCAATGTTCCACCTAAAAAGAAAACTAACGTTTTGCCAAAGGCATTATTGCAAGGTGTCACAGAACTTGTTCGACATCAAAACTGGGATTCGGATCAAGCATCCAGTTTATTGTATGATGACTCTTCCATACTCTGTGCATATTCATTCGACAAGCACAGTGGTGGCATTAAAGAAACCTTAAATCATAACATTTCTTTCAGTGATTCGATGAATAGAGCAATAGGCAAACCTTTGCCATCGGCAGAAAATTTAGCAATAAAAGAAGTAGTCTCCACTATTGTAAAATGCAAAGAAGACACAGTAGATGCTGAGAAGGAATCAATTTATGAAATGAAAAGCCTGATGAAAATTGAAGTAGATAAAGGTGTCCAAAAGAAAGCAAACGAAGAATATGAGTATGATTTGTCAATAATGTTTTCAG GAAAACTAGAAAAGCGGCGACTGAAACATTTAAGACAAGCACTAAAACaggcaaataaaaaaatgaaaagagaCAAGCCTAGCAAACAAGCTGATGATGGCTATTATGCGTCTGAAGAACAAGATGAGAAGCAGAAGCAAACACGACCTAATTATTTTGTGGCTATCCCGATAACCAATTATTCA GTACGTACAGCATTGAAGGAAATCCAAGAGCACATGGTTAAAGAAGAGCCGAAGTTACAACAGGCAATAGTCCGCGTGTCAACACTGCATCTGACCGTCATGGTATTAGGTCTTCATACTGTCGATGAAATAAGCAG GACTAAAGAAGCGTTAGACAAAGTAAGCCATAGGCTCAACGCACACCAAGAAATGTCCGATCTGTCTGTAGACATCGCTGGCATTGGGCACTTTCGCAACGAGGTTGTTTTCGCGAAGATTGCCAGTGAAATCCAGGTGGAGAGGCTGCACACTATTGCAGAGATTGTCGAGGGGTGCATGCTGGAAAAGGAGCTTGTCTCCGCGGACAGCAAGGGTTTCAAACCACACGCAACGATAGCCAAGCTGTCAAAAGTTAAAGGCTCAAAGAAGAACG GACAGAAACTTAAGAAAATAAACGAGTCCTTGTATAAGCAGTGGAACGATACATGTTTTGGTACTCAAAATGTGTCAGTGCTGCAGCTGTGCTCCATGAATAAACCAAAGGACGAATCAGGATATTACCACGTGGAGTACAGTGTTCAGATAG GTTCGTCAACGTCATGTGACAATTCAGTACCGCAAAAGATCTCCGATTCTGAAGTAGTCCTTTTGGAACAGGAACAACAACATGCAGGCTTTATAAATCATCCTATTGAGAATACAGAACCAACCATCAACATTGGCACATACGGAGTTTCAATCGAAACTGACGAAG TTTCACCTGTTTCCAGCTCGACAAAAGCCTGCCAGGAAATTGTTGTAACCGAGGAATCGGGAGCTGATATGAGAACATCGGCTGAAAGTAAGAACCAAAATGGCGATCCGTCATACACCAGGCATGACTCCCATACACATGGCAACGAGCCCAACACTTCTAGAATACAAGGCGGTTTGGTTTCCGAATCAACCAACGAAGGTCGATAG
- the LOC127862214 gene encoding uncharacterized protein LOC127862214 isoform X2 codes for MRLVKLVHRKSSHDVVADKAVFTVKGQTNQCGSTLKTAIKWPCVKHIETRNSCLIGNQINLISVVCGPIKGLQVMGDSKDKSNTDYTKVETDTNTFQSVFSSESGRLNIMDTQTLQTHKGQKIKSKEGMDDKKESASIPNNDVIMKLVVNVPPKKKTNVLPKALLQGVTELVRHQNWDSDQASSLLYDDSSILCAYSFDKHSGGIKETLNHNISFSDSMNRAIGKPLPSAENLAIKEVVSTIVKCKEDTVDAEKESIYEMKSLMKIEVDKGVQKKANEEYEYDLSIMFSGKLEKRRLKHLRQALKQANKKMKRDKPSKQADDGYYASEEQDEKQKQTRPNYFVAIPITNYSVRTALKEIQEHMVKEEPKLQQAIVRVSTLHLTVMVLGLHTVDEISRTKEALDKVSHRLNAHQEMSDLSVDIAGIGHFRNEVVFAKIASEIQVERLHTIAEIVEGCMLEKELVSADSKGFKPHATIAKLSKVKGSKKNGQKLKKINESLYKQWNDTCFGTQNVSVLQLCSMNKPKDESGYYHVEYSVQIGSSTSCDNSVPQKISDSEVVLLEQEQQHAGFINHPIENTEPTINIGTYGVSIETDEARQKPARKLL; via the exons ATGAGACTTGTGAAATTAGTGCATCGTAAGTCATCGCACGATGTTGTCGCAGATAAAGCAGTATTTACAGTGAAAGGGCAAACTAACCAATGTGGATCAACACTGAAAACAGCTATTAAATGGCCTTGTGTTAAACATATTGAGACACGAAATTCTTGTTTGATtggaaatcaaataaatttaattagTGTCGTGTGTGGACCAATTAAAGGTTTGCAAGTAATGGGGGACAGTAAAGACAAAAGCAACACAGATTATACAAAGGTGGAGACAGACACAAATACATTTCAAAGTGTCTTTAGTAGTGAAAGTGGTAGGTTGAACATAATGGATACACAAACACTGCAGACTCATAAAGGTCagaaaataaaatcaaaagaaGGAATGGATGATAAAAAAGAGTCTGCCAGTATACCAAATAATGATGTTATTATGAAATTAGTGGTCAATGTTCCACCTAAAAAGAAAACTAACGTTTTGCCAAAGGCATTATTGCAAGGTGTCACAGAACTTGTTCGACATCAAAACTGGGATTCGGATCAAGCATCCAGTTTATTGTATGATGACTCTTCCATACTCTGTGCATATTCATTCGACAAGCACAGTGGTGGCATTAAAGAAACCTTAAATCATAACATTTCTTTCAGTGATTCGATGAATAGAGCAATAGGCAAACCTTTGCCATCGGCAGAAAATTTAGCAATAAAAGAAGTAGTCTCCACTATTGTAAAATGCAAAGAAGACACAGTAGATGCTGAGAAGGAATCAATTTATGAAATGAAAAGCCTGATGAAAATTGAAGTAGATAAAGGTGTCCAAAAGAAAGCAAACGAAGAATATGAGTATGATTTGTCAATAATGTTTTCAG GAAAACTAGAAAAGCGGCGACTGAAACATTTAAGACAAGCACTAAAACaggcaaataaaaaaatgaaaagagaCAAGCCTAGCAAACAAGCTGATGATGGCTATTATGCGTCTGAAGAACAAGATGAGAAGCAGAAGCAAACACGACCTAATTATTTTGTGGCTATCCCGATAACCAATTATTCA GTACGTACAGCATTGAAGGAAATCCAAGAGCACATGGTTAAAGAAGAGCCGAAGTTACAACAGGCAATAGTCCGCGTGTCAACACTGCATCTGACCGTCATGGTATTAGGTCTTCATACTGTCGATGAAATAAGCAG GACTAAAGAAGCGTTAGACAAAGTAAGCCATAGGCTCAACGCACACCAAGAAATGTCCGATCTGTCTGTAGACATCGCTGGCATTGGGCACTTTCGCAACGAGGTTGTTTTCGCGAAGATTGCCAGTGAAATCCAGGTGGAGAGGCTGCACACTATTGCAGAGATTGTCGAGGGGTGCATGCTGGAAAAGGAGCTTGTCTCCGCGGACAGCAAGGGTTTCAAACCACACGCAACGATAGCCAAGCTGTCAAAAGTTAAAGGCTCAAAGAAGAACG GACAGAAACTTAAGAAAATAAACGAGTCCTTGTATAAGCAGTGGAACGATACATGTTTTGGTACTCAAAATGTGTCAGTGCTGCAGCTGTGCTCCATGAATAAACCAAAGGACGAATCAGGATATTACCACGTGGAGTACAGTGTTCAGATAG GTTCGTCAACGTCATGTGACAATTCAGTACCGCAAAAGATCTCCGATTCTGAAGTAGTCCTTTTGGAACAGGAACAACAACATGCAGGCTTTATAAATCATCCTATTGAGAATACAGAACCAACCATCAACATTGGCACATACGGAGTTTCAATCGAAACTGACGAAG CTCGACAAAAGCCTGCCAGGAAATTGTTGTAA